The region GTTGTTAGAGAATATATCTCACACTACCTTGCAGGCTATGATATAATCAAACTACACTTTATTAAGCGCAACTCAATTCTTCAATCATATATCAAAGATATTGTAAGAAGAGTGTTGATTGGGGTCGAGATAATTGAAGAATCTTCTGAAAGAATAACGACCCAATGTCTCTCAAGATATGCCGACCTACCTTTAAAAAAAGCTCTCGAAAGGATGTCCGTAATAGCCTCATCTATGCAGAAAGATTCATTGAAAGCTCTTGTAGAAGGCGATCAGCTCTTAGCAAAAGAAGTTATCATGAGAGACGATGAAGTAGATAGATTTTGCCATTTCATAGTTAGACAACTTAAGATAGTGCTCCAAAACCGATTTATGATAGAAGAGATAGGTCTAAAAAATCCAAAAGATTGCCAAGAATATAGAGGTATAGCAAAAAGCGTTGAGAGAGCTGCCGATCATGCTGTTTACATATCAAAGTATTTCCAAACTTTTGATATGGATCTATCATACGAAGATTTTAATGAAGTAATCGAGATGGGCTCTTTATCTAATACATTATTTGAAAATGCAATGAGGGCTCTTTTCAGGTTTGATCTTGATTTGGCACATCAAACTATTGGAAAAGTACAAACTATATCAAAGCTTGAAGGAGAAATAACAGAAAAACTGCTGACAAATGAGATGGATGTTAAAACTATTTTAGGTCTTAAACTAATTCTCGAAAGTTTAAGACGAATAGCTGAGTATGGAGCAGATATAGCTGAAATAACTTTAAACTTAACAGTGTGAAAATGATGCCGATTTCGATTAAATAAATAGATTGATTGAGTGAATATCTCGCAATAAATAGTTATGGCTTCCATTCCCTTTTTTTAAATTCAAATTCATCCACAAAATTTAAAATATGGGTAATATGGTGCATTGGATGATAAAAATGGCGATTGATCAAGATTTTCAAAGTAATCGAAAGGTTGTAGAAAAGCATGAAGACCATGATGTGTGGGGCCCAGTTAAACCACCTGAAGTGTTGGGTATACACGGCACAGTTGTTGCAGTGGACTTCGATATCTGTATAGCTGACGGGATCTGTTTCGATGTCTGTCCAGTGGATGTATTTAAATGGTTAGATACACCAGGCCATCCAAAATCCGAAAAGAAAGCAGACCCCGTAAATGAGGACGATTGTATATATTGTCGAGCTTGCGAGACTCAATGTCCGGTTGAAGCTATTTTGATAACTGAACCATAAAATAATCAAAAGAAACCTCTAACAAATCTTGTATGGTTTAATAGGATTAAAACCCTTAACGAATATGCTTATTCTCTCATCAATGGTTTCAAGTATTTTTTTCTATCTAGGTTTCCCTAACCTCTCGATAATCTCTAAATAGAGAAGAATCAGATCTGCAATCTTTGCCTGTTTGTCTATATTTTCTTCCTCTTTCAAAGAATAATAAAGTTGACGTAATTTGCTTAAAACTAACACTCTTAGATTTTTAGGAATCCCATTTATTCGAATCATACTTTTAATGGCACTTAAATCTGATAGATCATCACAACTCAAGCATAAAGTTCTGTTTTTATAGCGTACTTGTAAACTTCCACATTTTGGACATGGTTCTCCTAGAAGTGTAGCTCCTTTTTTTATTAGATCTGCCGCATCGCTAACCTTGCCTTTATTAACTTCAGTCAAAGTCTCATAATAAGGTAGACATTTATTGATATGTAAACTTTGGTATTGTCAAGAAATCTAATTATCCGTAATTTTTATTTATAATGACTTGATAGTAATTACAGTTGTTTTTAGGTGGTATTATGACTTCAAAGAAACAGATGGAGAATGAAGAAAAACTTGCTAAATCTGTCAATACACTCCAAACAGTTGCAGATAGCAATATAACTCCAAGAAATATAAGGCGAATCGCTAAAGAATCAATCATAATTCTCCAAGATACAAATTTGAGTATAGGTGTTAGAGCTGCTAATGCTATAAGCCTGCTTGATGAAATATCTCAAGACCCTAATATGCCTTCTTTTGCACGCGTAACAATATGGTCAGCTGTTAGCACACTAGAGAGTATAAGAGAGTGAAAATCAGTTTTTATATTACTTGGGCTAGTTTTTTTACATAAATGAAGTTAAGAATAAAGTACTTGATTAAAGAGGAGGTTTTACACCAAATGTATAAAACGATTAATGTATGGAAAGGGTATAACGGTAATGCAATGTGAGATATGTGGGAACTCTTTAACTGGTAGAGCACTCTTTATACAGATAGAAGGGGCAAAATTGAAAGTTTGTAGCTCTTGTGCAAAGCTTGGCTCACCTGTATCTGATAGGAAAATCATAAAGATGGAGATAAAAAAAACTTCTAGATACGTAGAAGAAACTTTGTTAGAGCTTAGAAAAGATTATTTCAAAGTGATAAAGCAAGAGAGAGAGAAGCTTGACTTATCTCAGGAACAATTTGGGCGCCGGATAAATGAAAAGCCTTCTGTAATTAGGCTTTTAGAGTCAGGGAAGCTAAAGCCTGATGATTCATTGGCCAAGAAATTAGAGCATGCTTTAAAGATAAAACTTCTTTTACCGCCTGAAAACGAATGACTTGATTTTAATTAATCTGCTTAGATAGTGTAGAATTCCTATTGCGACATAACTACATATGGGGATGCTGAGGCTTCTTGCAACAGGTAGGTTTACATTTAGCCTTAAGTAAATAGAATATACTTCTACTAATAGTCGTTCATTAAGTGTATTTAATACTATCCAAATCAATATTAAAGGCACCTTGGACCAAAACGAAAAATTCTCAATGACATTAGACTATATATTTGGTAAAGGAATAAGTTCATCTCTCCCAATAGATAGATTAAATTTCACATTTTCTAAAAGGACTGGTAAAATAAGGAATGCCCTTTTGGATAATAAATTAATAGCTACATTTCGTTCAGATGGAAGTATTATATTAATGATCTATGGAGCTGAACTTTTAGTAAAAAATCCGCATTTTAAAGATAATTGTGTAATGGTAAATGATGAATCAAGAGACTATGTATCAAAAGGGAAGTCTGTGTTTGCTAAGCATGTTATAAGTTGTGGAGATAGAATAAGACCCAAGTCAGAGGTCGCTGTCCTTGATACTAATGGAAAAGTAATTGCTGTTGGTAGAGCTTTACTTTCAGCTAAAATGATGAGGAAGTTTAAATCAGGTGTTGCAGTAAAAGTGAGACAAGGCATAAAAAAATAATAATGTGATCCATTTTCCTCTAATTGACGAATTATGAAGATTAGTGATAGACAAGCTAAGCGAATGTTAGATAAGATGGGTGTCAATCTTGAGCCCATGCCTGGTGTAGAAGAAGTGATCATTAGGACCAGAAATAAAGATATGATCATAAAGAATCCTGACGTATCAGAGATTAAGGCCAAAGGAGTCAGACTTTTCCAAATCGTTGGTGATATCTCAGAAGAGAAGATCAGGGAGGCACCTAAGTTTACTGAAGAGGACGCTTTACTAGTTGCTCAGCAGGCTAATGTGTCCAAAGAAAAGGCAGTTGCCGCTTTGACCGAATCTGATGGTGATTTGGCCAAAGCTATACTAAAGTTAATGTCTTGAGTATGCTATGGAGAATTATCTCTACCTATACCAACTACTCTATTGAATTAAATTTAGATAGATATTCAAAGGAGCCTACATTTTACTCTGATGCTCAGCATTTAAACTATAGATTTTTAATCCATTTAAGACATTAAGATCATTATGGGAAAAGTAAAGGTAAGGACTCCATCAAGGTTGCATACGACCCTCCTTGATCTTAATGGAAAGTTAGGGAGAGTCGATGGTGGGGTTGGCATGGCGCTTGAAGATCCCAACATTACTTTGGAGGTGGAATCTATAGAGAGTGGGTTGATTGTCGAGGGTGATCAAAGTGGCAGGGTTTTTGAAATAGCAAAAAAGATCATTAATACCTATAATTTAAAGAATGGTGTACGTATTCGACTTCTTAAAAGATATGAAGAGCATGTGGGTCTTGGTTTTGGCACTCAGCTATCTTTGGGGGTGGGCTCTGCTTTGACACGTATAAATGGAATTCATGTTAGTCCAAGAGATTTGGCCAATATCGTTCGTAGAGGAGGAACATCAGGAATAGGTGTAGCGGTTTTTGAATTTGGTGGTTTTATAGTTGATGGTGGACATACTTTTGGTCTTGGAAGACAGAAACAAAGTTTTTTACCATCATCAGCTTCTAAAGCTCCTCCTCCCCAAGTGATCTCCAGATTAGTTTTTCCAGAAGATTGGTTGTTGATCGTTGCTACTCCTCAAGCTAGTCAGAGGGTTCATGGTTCATTTGAAGTGGATCTTTTCTCAAAATATTGCCCAATTCCAGTTGAAGAAGTTAGATTATTGTCACATTTGATCTTAATGAAACTCCTGCCTTCAGTAGTCGAGAAGAGTATTGTTGATTTTGGGGAAGCTATATCGAGCATACAGAAGATAGGATTCAAGAGTATAGAGGTAAATCTTCAGTCCAATGCAGTAAAAAATCTCATGAAAGTTATGTTGGATGCAGGTGCTTATGGAGTAGGCCTAAGCTCTTTTGGACCAACATTATACACAGTAATAGATAGTACAAAGAAGGCTAAGATAATAGCCGGTGTTGTTGAAGATGAGATAAATAAAATTGGAGGAAATGTGTTGATAACGAAAGTAAGGAATAAAGGTGCTGAATTAGTCTACTTAAACGAAGCTTGATAGAGGAAATATTTCGTTTATCCTTATTAATATCTTGGCTTCATGTATTATATTATAATACCTTGATAGCATATGTTCGCCTGATTTTAACTTGAATGCTTCTTTTAGCATATCATCTGCTTTTAAAAGATCCATCGATATCACTTCTCTTCTAGTTTCAAGTTTGTGTTTAGCCAATATTTTGCCTATTGCCATATCTGTTGAAGTTAGGTCTTTCTTGATAGCTCCACCCAATCTCATGATAGGCGTCCAAGATCTCGCAAAGATCAATGCTCTATCACTATCAGTATTCTTGAGATAAACCACTCTGTAGTTGGTCTTCTCTCTAACTTCGATTTTGAGCTCTTTAGCTAGTTCCTCATCAACACTAATGATGGCTTTGATTTTTGTAATTATTATGACAGGATTGCCCGTTAAAATTTCTAAAAGTCTCGTTATAGAGCCATCAGTTGTAAGCAATACCTTTTGAACATCCGACAGTTTGTAGCATATCCTTTCTTCTATCTCAGCTATAGAGTTTAGCATTTCATGGATACTCATTCCCCTTAATTTTGGCATTATGAAGAATTTATGAATTAACAGACTTATGAACTGTGCTATCACATTTAACTACATAACGCATAAATTATGGCAG is a window of Candidatus Methylarchaceae archaeon HK02M2 DNA encoding:
- a CDS encoding phosphate uptake regulator PhoU, with amino-acid sequence MTAKVELRRVQTTGGASYIVTLPKSWALDVGLKPKDFVAIIPQSDSLLIMPRGKVEHEALTETVIEVQPNTERNVVVREYISHYLAGYDIIKLHFIKRNSILQSYIKDIVRRVLIGVEIIEESSERITTQCLSRYADLPLKKALERMSVIASSMQKDSLKALVEGDQLLAKEVIMRDDEVDRFCHFIVRQLKIVLQNRFMIEEIGLKNPKDCQEYRGIAKSVERAADHAVYISKYFQTFDMDLSYEDFNEVIEMGSLSNTLFENAMRALFRFDLDLAHQTIGKVQTISKLEGEITEKLLTNEMDVKTILGLKLILESLRRIAEYGADIAEITLNLTV
- a CDS encoding ferredoxin family protein translates to MAIDQDFQSNRKVVEKHEDHDVWGPVKPPEVLGIHGTVVAVDFDICIADGICFDVCPVDVFKWLDTPGHPKSEKKADPVNEDDCIYCRACETQCPVEAILITEP
- a CDS encoding autoantigen p27 domain-containing protein → MTEVNKGKVSDAADLIKKGATLLGEPCPKCGSLQVRYKNRTLCLSCDDLSDLSAIKSMIRINGIPKNLRVLVLSKLRQLYYSLKEEENIDKQAKIADLILLYLEIIERLGKPR
- a CDS encoding UPF0147 family protein, which codes for MTSKKQMENEEKLAKSVNTLQTVADSNITPRNIRRIAKESIIILQDTNLSIGVRAANAISLLDEISQDPNMPSFARVTIWSAVSTLESIRE
- a CDS encoding multiprotein bridging factor aMBF1, which gives rise to MYGKGITVMQCEICGNSLTGRALFIQIEGAKLKVCSSCAKLGSPVSDRKIIKMEIKKTSRYVEETLLELRKDYFKVIKQEREKLDLSQEQFGRRINEKPSVIRLLESGKLKPDDSLAKKLEHALKIKLLLPPENE
- a CDS encoding nascent polypeptide-associated complex protein, producing MKISDRQAKRMLDKMGVNLEPMPGVEEVIIRTRNKDMIIKNPDVSEIKAKGVRLFQIVGDISEEKIREAPKFTEEDALLVAQQANVSKEKAVAALTESDGDLAKAILKLMS
- a CDS encoding chorismate pyruvate-lyase family protein, with amino-acid sequence MSIHEMLNSIAEIEERICYKLSDVQKVLLTTDGSITRLLEILTGNPVIIITKIKAIISVDEELAKELKIEVREKTNYRVVYLKNTDSDRALIFARSWTPIMRLGGAIKKDLTSTDMAIGKILAKHKLETRREVISMDLLKADDMLKEAFKLKSGEHMLSRYYNIIHEAKILIRINEIFPLSSFV